The proteins below come from a single Lasioglossum baleicum chromosome 20, iyLasBale1, whole genome shotgun sequence genomic window:
- the Mi-2 gene encoding chromodomain-helicase-DNA-binding protein Mi-2 homolog isoform X3: protein MHAPLYSSKTPAIIPFLPGEDDLDETGGQVSNVGQPVDGSSDAEESQRLEEDDDYEPEERKKKKGKKRKARSEDKKGKKKKKKKKSDSGDESDFGGGGEPGDVGGDDSDYAGNRKSRKSSSRKSSSHTTPAPPSQEPTTGMPTIEEVCNTFGLTDVQIEYTDADFQNLTTYKLFQQHVRPLLAKENPKVPMSKLMMLVAAKWRDFSELNPHTQPDADVSSANVDEDNRNSRSSRGGTVQEGEDEEDDDEDSDRKRKSRGSRAKKGKKASKVPTLKIKLGKRKRGSSDEEAEGSAAGTDRDSDMEFEQMLADAEEPSGADGVSKGAAEESGVEPPAEPPVRRKAKTKIGNKTKKKKKTKTTSKFPDGEEGLQTDHQDYCEVCQQGGEIILCDTCPRAYHLVCLEPELEETPEGKWSCPHCEGEGIAGAAEDDDEHMEFCRICKDGGELLCCDSCTSAYHTHCLNPPLSEIPDGDWKCPRCSCPPLCGKVAKILTWRWKECSETPSEEPSTSKAAPKQRKMREFFVKWADMSYWHCDWITELQLDVFHPLMFRNYSRKYDMDEPPKLEEPLDESDSRVKRLKEQDGATNRDEYNLEERFYRYGVRPEWLVVHRVINHRLSRDGRATYLVKWRELGYDQATWEDEHEDIPGLKQAIEYYLDLRAANCCDGSSSRKGKKGKGKKSKTRELIDDEERTPKRYTPPPEKPTTDLKKKYERQPEYLDQTGMQLHPYQLEGLNWLRYSWGQGIDTILADEMGLGKTIQTITFLYSLYKEGHCKGPFLVSVPLSTIINWEREFETWAPDFYCVTYVGDKDSRIVIRENELSFEEGAVRGGRASKIRSSQIKFNVLLTSYELISIDSACLGSIDWAVLVVDEAHRLKSNQSKFFRLLASYNIAYKLLLTGTPLQNNLEELFHLLNFLCRDKFNDLAAFQNEFADISKEEQVKKLHELLGPHMLRRLKADVLKNMPSKSEFIVRVELSPMQKKYYKYILTKNFEALNPKGGGQQVSLLNIMMDLKKCCNHPYLFPSASQEAPTAPNGSYETSALIKAAGKLVLLSKMLKKLRDDGHRVLIFSQMTKMLDILEDYLEGEGYKYERIDGNITGAQRQEAIDRFNAPGAQQFVFLLSTRAGGLGINLATADTVIIYDSDWNPHNDIQAFSRAHRIGQANKVMIYRFVTRNSVEERVTQVAKRKMMLTHLVVRPGMGGKGANFSKQELDDILRFGTEELFKEEEGKEDEAIHYDDKAVAELLDRSKEGIEQKENWANEYLSSFKVASYVTKEGETEEEADTEIIKQEAENTDPAYWIKLLRHHYEQQQEDIARTLGKGKRVRKQVNYNDGVVTGEQGTRDDQPWQENLSDYNSDFSAPSDDDKEDDDFDEKGDGDLLSRRSRRRLERRDEKDRPLPPLLARVNGNIEVLGFNARQRKAFLNAIMRYGMPPQDAFNSQWLVRDLRGKSEKNFKAYVSLFMRHLCEPGADNAEAFADGVPREGLSRQHVLTRIGVMSLIRKKVQEFEHINGYYSMPEMIRKPVEPVKMEPGGDAATGTSSTSATPATSNAPSPSPAATPTPMSAPGTAADAAKTTSDAVEPKEIKEEQKDKESPEVKDLKDESKDSKEDEESNTEKDKDKEDVKKEEKDTETETLDKEKDKTETKDEKSSTKDEKSEGNEGNKPKQDSEEDVVIVKDDEEETEKREEKDNKEKDVKDCDTEVVKPKRKFMFNIADGGFTELHTLWLNEEKAAVPGREYEIWHRRHDYWLLAGIVTHGYGRWQDIQNDIRFAIINEPFKMDVGKGNFLEIKNKFLARRFKLLEQALVIEEQLRRAAYLNLTQDPNHPAMSLNARFAEVECLAESHQHLSKESLAGNKPANAVLHKVLNQLEELLSDMKSDVSRLPATLARIPPVAQRLQMSERSILSRLAATAPGGSSSQSGQAALLAQQYPAGFSSGQLPATFAGPANFGNFRPQYSVPGQPPQGFTA from the exons ATGCATGCTCCATTGTATTCGTCGAAAACTCCGGCGATTATTCCGTTTTTACCAG GTGAAGATGATTTAGATGAAACCGGGGGTCAAGTATCGAATGTTGGTCAGCCAGTGGATGGATCGTCCGATGCGGAAGAATCTCAGAGATTA GAAGAAGATGACGATTATGAGCCCgaggagagaaagaagaagaaagggaaGAAACGAAAAGCACGTAGCGAAGACAAGaaggggaagaagaagaagaagaagaagaaatctgATTCTGGAGAT GAAAGTGACTTCGGAGGTGGCGGTGAGCCAGGTGACGTGGGTGGAGACGACAGTGACTATGCAGGGAATAGAAAAAGCAGAAAATCATCGTCGAGAAAATCATCTAGTCACACAACACCAGCTCCTCCGAGTCAGGAACCTACTACAGGCATGCCAACTATCGAAGAAGTTTGTAATACTTTCGGATTGACAGATGTACAGATCGAATACACAGACGCAGATTTCCAGAATTTAACGACATATAAATTATTCCAACAACACGTCAGACCTCTTCTAGCTAAGGAAAATCCAAAG GTACCAATGTCGAAACTTATGATGTTGGTAGCCGCGAAATGGCGAGATTTTTCTGAATTGAATCCTCACACTCAACCGGACGCGGACGTGTCGTCCGCTAACGTAGACGAAGATAATAGAAATTCAAGGTCGAGTCGCGGTGGCACGGTACAAGAAGGTGAAGAcgaagaggacgacgacgaagatAGCGATAGAAAACGAAAATCGAGAGGATCGAGGGCTAAGAAGGGAAAGAAAGCTTCCAAAGTACCCACGCTGAAAATCAAACTCGGAAAGCGTAAACGAGGAAGCTCG GACGAGGAGGCAGAAGGCAGCGCAGCCGGCACCGACAGAGATTCCGACATGGAGTTCGAGCAAATGTTGGCCGATGCCGAAGAGCCATCCGGCGCGGACGGGGTAAGTAAAGGGGCTGCCGAAGAGAGCGGTGTCGAACCCCCGGCGGAGCCACCCGTCCGCAGGAAGGCAAAAACTAAAATTGGAAACaagacgaagaaaaagaaaaaaacgaaaacCACGTCGAAGTTTCCGGATGGGGAAGAGGGCCTTCAG ACCGATCATCAGGACTATTGCGAAGTATGTCAACAAGGCGGCGAAATTATATTGTGCGACACGTGTCCCAGAGCGTACCATCTGGTATGTTTAGAGCCCGAGTTGGAGGAGACACCCGAAGGAAAATGGAGTTGTCCTCATTGCGAAGGAGAAGGTATTGCAG GCGCGGCGGAAGATGACGACGAACACATGGAGTTCTGTAGAATATGTAAAGACGGCGGCGAATTGCTGTGCTGCGATAGTTGCACCAGCGCGTATCACACGCACTGTTTAAATCCACCGCTCTCCGAAATTCCTGACGGTGATTGGAAATGTCCGAGATGTTCTTGTCCACCTCTATGCGGCAAAGTCGCCAAGATTTTAACGTGGAGGTGGAAAGAATGTTCGGAAACGCCGTCGGAGGAACCTTCAACGAGTAAGGCTGCTCCGAAGCAACGAAAAATGCGGGAATTCTTCGTAAAATGGGCGGACATGTCGTATTGGCACTGCGACTGGATCACAGAGTTACAGCTGGATGTTTTCCATCCTCTTATGTTCCGAAATTACTCGCGAAAGTACGACATGGACGAACCGCCGAAGTTGGAAGAGCCGTTGGACGAGAGCGATTCTCGTGTGAAACGATTGAAGGAACAGGACGGTGCTACGAACAGAgacgagtataatttagaagaaCGGTTCTATCGTTACGGAGTCCGGCCAGAGTGGCTCGTGGTGCATCGAGTAATTAATCATCGGCTATCGAGAGACGGCCGCGCGACCTATCTAGTTAAGTGGAGAGAGCTGGGTTACGATCAAGCTACCTGGGAAGACGAACACGAGGACATTCCGGGGTTGAAACAGGCGATCGAGTATTACTTGGATCTCAGGGCAGCGAATTGTTGCGACGGCAGTTCCTCCCGAAAGGGCAAAAAGG GCAAAGGTAAAAAGTCGAAGACCCGCGAGCTTATCGACGACGAGGAGAGAACACCTAAAAGATACACTCCGCCGCCCGAGAAGCCTACCACCGATCTCAAAAAGAAGTACGAACGGCAGCCAGAATATTTGGATCAGACGGGAATGCAGTTGCATCCTTATCAATTGGAG GGTTTGAATTGGTTGAGATACTCGTGGGGTCAAGGTATAGACACTATTTTGGCGGACGAGATGGGTCTCGGGAAAACCATCCAAACCATAACGTTTCTGTACTCGCTGTACAAGGAAGGCCATTGCAAAGGACCGTTCTTGGTTTCTGTCCCTCTGTCGACCATCATCAATTGGGAGCGTGAATTTGAAACCTGGGCGCCTGATTTCTACTGCGTCACATACGTCG GTGACAAGGACAGTCGTATAGTGATTCGCGAGAATGAATTGTCCTTCGAAGAGGGCGCTGTACGCGGCGGTAGAGCGTCAAAAATCCGCTCGTCTCAGATCAAGTTCAACGTGTTGCTTACTAGTTACGAATTAATTTCTATCGACTCGGCATGCTTGGGGTCCATAGATTGGGCCGTGTTGGTGGTTGACGAGGCGCACAGATTGAAATCGAACCAGTCCAAGTTCTTCAGGCTTCTGGCATCTTACAACATCGCGTACAAGTTGCTATTGACAGGCACTCCGTTGCAGAACAACCTGGAAGAGTTGTTCCATTTGTTGAACTTCTTGTGTCGcgacaaattcaacgatctgGCCGCGTTTCAGAATGAATTCGCAGACATTTCGAAGGAGGAGCAGGTGAAGAAGTTGCACGAATTACTCGGCCCTCACATGTTGAGGCGATTGAAGGCCGACGTGTTGAAGAACATGCCGAGCAAGTCGGAGTTTATTGTTCGCGTGGAGCTGTCGCCGATGCAGAAGAAGTATTACAAGTATATTCTGACGAAGAACTTCGAGGCGTTGAATCCGAAGGGGGGTGGCCAACAGGTGTCGTTGTTGAACATCATGATGGACTTGAAGAAATGCTGCAACCATCCATACTTGTTCCCATCGGCGTCGCAAGaggcgccgaccgcgccgaacggTAGTTACGAAACGTCTGCGTTGATCAAAGCGGCCGGCAAGTTGGTGCTGCTCAGCAAAATGTTGAAGAAACTGAGGGACGACGGCCACAGAGTACTGATCTTCTCGCAGATGACGAAGATGTTGGACATCCTCGAGGACTATCTCGAAGGAGAAGGTTACAAGTACGAGAGAATCGACGGTAACATCACGGGCGCCCAGCGACAAGAGGCTATAGACAGATTCAACGCCCCCGGCGCTCAACAGTTCGTTTTCTTGCTCTCGACTCGCGCGGGTGGCCTGGGTATCAATTTAGCCACGGCCGACACTGTAATCATCTACGATTCCGATTGGAATCCGCACAATGATATCCAAGCGTTCAGCAGAGCGCACAGGATCGGCCAAGCGAACAAAGTGATGATCTACCGATTCGTCACTCGTAACTCCGTGGAGGAACGTGTCACCCAAGTAGCCAAACGGAAAATGATGCTGACGCATTTGGTTGTTAGACCCGGAATGGGCGGTAAAGGTGCCAATTTCAGCAAACAAGAACTGGACGACATCTTGCGATTCGGCACGGAGGAGTTGTTCAAAGAGGAAGAGGGTAAAGAAGACGAAGCCATTCACTACGACGACAAGGCTGTCGCTGAACTGTTGGACAGGAGCAAGGAGGGTATCGAGCAGAAAGAGAACTGGGCGAACGAATACTTGAGCTCCTTCAAAGTCGCGTCGTACGTTACCAAGGAAGGTGAGACGGAAGAGGAGGCGGACACGGAGATTATTAAGCAGGAAGCCGAGAACACGGATCCTGCTTATTGGATCAAACTTCTGAGACACCATTACGAACAACAGCAAGAAGACATTGCCAGAACCCTCGGAAAAG GTAAACGAGTACGCAAACAGGTCAACTACAACGACGGAGTGGTAACTGGGGAACAAGGGACAAGGGACGATCAACCTTGGCAAGAAAATCTGTCTGATTATAACAGCGACTTTAGTGCGCCGAGCGACGACGACAAAGAAGACGACGACTTCGATGAGAAGGGCGACGGAGATCTATTGTCTCGCAGGAGCAGACGAAGATTGGAGAGGCGGGACGAGAAGGATCGACCTCTGCCACCATTGCTCGCTAGAGTCAACGGAAATATCGAA GTGTTGGGCTTCAACGCCAGACAGAGGAAGGCATTCCTAAACGCGATCATGCGTTACGGCATGCCGCCACAGGATGCGTTTAACTCTCAGTG GCTGGTGCGAGACTTGCGTGGTAAATCGGAGAAGAACTTCAAAGCATATGTGTCGCTGTTCATGCGACATCTTTGCGAGCCTGGCGCCGACAACGCCGAGGCGTTCGCGGACGGCGTACCGAGAGAAGGCCTCAGCAGGCAACACGTTTTGACGAGAATCGGCGTTATGTCGTTGATCAGAAAGAAG GTTCAAGAGTTTGAGCACATCAACGGGTACTACTCGATGCCCGAGATGATTCGTAAGCCGGTTGAACCGGTGAAAATGGAACCCGGTGGTGATGCGGCAACCGGAACCAGTAGCACCAGTGCCACACCAGCCACTTCAAACGCCCCTAGTCCAAGCCCTGCCGCAACACCTACCCCTATGTCCGCACCTGGAACCGCCGCGGATGCTGCTAAAACAACTTCCGATGCGGTTGAACCGAAAGAGATTAAGGAGGAACAGAAGGATAAGGAG AGTCCGGAAGTGAAAGATCTGAAGGACGAGTCGAAAGATTCCAAGGAAGACGAAGAGAGTAACACCGAGAAGGACAAGGACAAGGAAGACGTGAAGAAGGAGGAAAAGGACACGGAGACGGAAACGTTGGACAAGGAGAAAGATAAAACGGAGACCAAGGACGAGAAATCCTCGACGAAAGACGAGAAGTCCGAGGGTAACGAGGGTAACAAACCGAAACAAGACTCCGAGGAGGATGTGGTGATCGTTaaagacgacgaagaagagaccGAAAAACGCGAGGAAAAGGACAATAAGGAAAAAGACGTAAAGGATTGTGATACGGAGGTGGTGAAGCCTAAACGAAAGTTCATGTTTAACATTGCCGACGGTGGGTTCACGGAATTGCACACGTTATGGTTAAACGAAGAGAAGGCTGCGGTGCCTGGTCGCGAGTACGAAATATGGCATCGAAGACACGACTATTGGCTTCTTGCCGGTATAGTTACCCACGGTTATGGCCGTTGGCAGGATATCCAGAATGACATCAG GTTCGCCATAATTAACGAACCGTTCAAGATGGATGTAGGCAAAGGAAACTTCTTAGAAATCAAAAATAAGTTCTTGGCTCGACGGTTCAAGTTGCTGGAGCAAGCGTTGGTGATCGAGGAACAGTTAAGAAGAGCCGCGTACCTGAACCTGACACAGGATCCTAACCACCCTGCGATGAGTCTAAACGCGAGATTCGCCGAAGTCGAGTGCCTTGCCGAATCCCATCAACATCTTAGCAAAGAGAGTCTTGCAGGCAATAAGCCAGCAAACGCTGTGTTGCACAAG GTACTAAACCAATTGGAGGAACTGTTGTCCGATATGAAGTCGGACGTGAGTCGTCTACCAGCGACTCTGGCTCGCATTCCACCTGTTGCACAGAGACTTCAAATGTCCGAGAGATCGATATTAAGTCGTTTGGCCGCGACTGCACCCGGTGGTAGCAGTTCCCAGTCTGGACAAGCAGCTCTATTAGCACAGCAATATCCCGCAGGTTTCTCTAGCGGTCAGTTGCCAGCTACTTTCGCGGGGCCAGCCAATTTCGGCAATTTCCGACCACAATACTCAGTACCGGGTCAACCACCGCAGGGATTCACAG CTTGA